The following are from one region of the Halarcobacter sp. genome:
- a CDS encoding DedA family protein: MEDIIRDWGYIALFLYSFGGGFVGLVVAGVLSFTGDLNLYIAMLVAGISNFIGDQFLFYMARTNKKYARETMSKYGRKVALAHLWMRRYGSPVVFIQKYIYGIKTLIPLAMGLTKYSFKKFTIYNAVAAAVWAIVVGYASYIMGEVILTYADEYKYYGVGIILLIVFTVSYYFKKI; the protein is encoded by the coding sequence TTGGAAGATATTATTAGAGATTGGGGTTATATTGCTCTGTTTTTATACTCATTTGGTGGTGGTTTTGTTGGTTTAGTTGTAGCTGGTGTTTTATCTTTTACAGGAGATTTAAACTTGTATATAGCTATGTTGGTTGCAGGTATATCAAATTTTATTGGGGACCAATTTTTGTTTTATATGGCAAGAACAAATAAAAAATATGCAAGAGAGACTATGAGTAAATATGGTAGAAAAGTTGCCCTTGCTCATTTGTGGATGAGACGATATGGCTCACCAGTTGTTTTTATACAAAAATATATTTATGGAATTAAAACTTTAATCCCTTTAGCAATGGGATTAACAAAATACTCTTTTAAAAAGTTCACAATATATAATGCAGTTGCGGCTGCTGTTTGGGCTATAGTTGTAGGATATGCAAGTTATATTATGGGAGAAGTGATTTTGACATATGCAGATGAATATAAATATTATGGTGTAGGGATTATATTACTTATAGTTTTTACAGTTTCTTATTATTTTAAAAAGATCTGA
- a CDS encoding PAS domain-containing protein, translated as MKTIPINENNIGKINLIVSLLLVLLFVMAIIYSAIYFKKESYSRLKTELQEKYIDNKIKDIRVHVQIVNELLMSKIEGINLTKEEKQKYVIKYYEQLNKKNPKEYFFVFELVKQEDNNYLEKVIVHPNVPKGKILDSDRIDLHGNKFVKNYQELAIKNGYVFFDYSFIHPEEKKEMLKKGFAILNKWNWIVGSGFFISDVEDELSLIDEKIKENIYIELKGYIEITIFFLIFLIFFILKMNKFTTKTVNKFKEQVEKEKLKLIESKEYLKQYTTILENCTIVSKYNKNEEFIYVSEGFCETLGYQKNELLGKPYNTIKYIDEIDESESVKEKFIELLENKKSIKRIIKNRSKEGKILSFIVIATPILDKNDEIVEFVSYRIDITKEEELKLILKKQNKELLKSQKILNEAQRIAHIGNWEHNYISDKISFSQEAKRIIGYDENIEEVDFSEFSKIIHEDDRVKLKENKNLALNKDSQFNFEYRILREDGKIVYVEVKGEYVYDEKNNLIKSLGTINDITERIEAEKELKQKDLMLLQQSKMAAMGEMLSNIAHQWRQPLSLISTAATGAKIQREIGSLTDEKLDETFTTINNTTQYLSKTIDDFRNFFKPNSEKNYFNISDVMYKAISLVKPQFKNRNIDIIKNIEDYKLYGLENEFLQVIINILNNSRDQLMKIENEKLILISSYKKADKYILEIKDNGKGIEEKIIAKVFEPYFTTKYNSEGTGIGLYMCEEIVVKHMNGQISAENTTFTYNNKKYFGAKFTITLPLTKE; from the coding sequence TTGAAAACTATACCTATAAATGAAAACAATATAGGTAAAATTAATTTAATAGTTAGTTTACTGCTTGTACTACTATTTGTTATGGCAATAATTTATTCAGCTATCTATTTTAAAAAAGAAAGTTACAGTAGATTAAAAACTGAACTTCAAGAAAAGTATATAGATAATAAAATAAAAGATATAAGAGTACATGTTCAGATAGTAAATGAACTTCTTATGTCTAAAATTGAAGGGATTAATTTAACAAAAGAAGAAAAACAAAAATATGTTATTAAATATTATGAACAACTTAATAAAAAAAATCCAAAAGAGTATTTTTTTGTTTTTGAATTAGTTAAGCAAGAAGATAATAATTATTTAGAAAAAGTAATAGTTCATCCTAATGTTCCCAAAGGTAAGATTTTAGATTCAGATAGAATAGATTTACATGGAAATAAGTTTGTTAAAAATTATCAAGAATTAGCTATCAAAAATGGATATGTGTTTTTTGATTATTCATTTATACATCCTGAAGAAAAAAAAGAGATGTTAAAAAAAGGTTTTGCCATCTTAAACAAATGGAATTGGATAGTTGGAAGTGGCTTTTTTATTTCAGATGTAGAAGATGAATTAAGTCTTATTGATGAAAAAATAAAAGAAAATATATATATAGAATTAAAAGGTTATATTGAAATAACTATTTTCTTTTTAATTTTTTTAATATTTTTTATTCTAAAAATGAATAAATTCACAACTAAAACAGTTAATAAATTTAAAGAACAAGTTGAAAAAGAAAAACTTAAACTAATCGAATCAAAAGAGTATTTGAAACAATATACAACTATCCTTGAAAATTGTACAATAGTATCTAAATATAATAAAAATGAAGAGTTTATCTATGTAAGTGAAGGTTTTTGTGAAACTTTAGGGTATCAAAAAAATGAACTACTAGGAAAGCCTTATAACACTATAAAATATATTGATGAAATAGATGAGAGTGAAAGTGTAAAAGAAAAATTTATAGAACTTTTAGAAAATAAAAAAAGTATTAAGCGTATTATTAAAAATAGATCAAAAGAGGGCAAAATATTATCTTTCATTGTTATTGCAACACCTATTCTAGATAAAAATGATGAAATTGTTGAATTTGTTTCTTATCGAATTGATATAACAAAGGAAGAGGAATTAAAATTAATACTAAAAAAACAAAATAAAGAGTTATTAAAATCACAAAAAATATTGAATGAAGCTCAAAGAATAGCACATATTGGAAATTGGGAACACAACTATATTTCAGATAAAATATCATTTTCCCAAGAAGCAAAAAGAATAATTGGCTATGATGAAAATATAGAAGAAGTAGATTTTAGTGAGTTTAGTAAAATTATACATGAAGATGATAGAGTTAAATTAAAAGAGAATAAAAATTTAGCTTTAAATAAAGATAGTCAATTTAACTTTGAATATAGAATTCTTAGAGAAGATGGTAAAATTGTTTATGTAGAAGTAAAAGGTGAATATGTTTATGATGAAAAAAATAATTTGATTAAATCCCTTGGAACAATAAATGATATTACAGAAAGAATTGAAGCAGAAAAAGAATTAAAACAAAAAGATTTAATGTTATTACAGCAATCTAAAATGGCAGCAATGGGAGAGATGTTATCTAATATTGCCCATCAGTGGAGACAACCTTTAAGTTTAATAAGTACAGCTGCAACTGGAGCTAAAATTCAAAGAGAAATTGGTTCTTTAACTGATGAAAAACTTGATGAAACCTTCACAACTATAAATAATACTACCCAGTATTTGTCAAAAACAATTGATGATTTTAGAAATTTTTTTAAGCCAAATTCAGAAAAAAACTATTTTAATATTTCTGATGTAATGTATAAAGCTATATCTTTAGTAAAACCTCAATTTAAAAATAGAAATATTGATATTATAAAAAATATTGAAGATTATAAGTTATATGGTTTAGAAAATGAATTTTTACAAGTTATTATTAATATCTTAAATAATTCAAGAGATCAATTAATGAAAATAGAAAATGAGAAATTAATCTTAATCTCTTCATATAAAAAAGCTGATAAGTACATTTTAGAGATAAAAGATAATGGTAAAGGAATAGAAGAAAAGATTATTGCTAAGGTTTTTGAACCATATTTTACAACTAAATATAATAGTGAAGGTACAGGTATCGGTTTATATATGTGTGAGGAGATTGTTGTAAAACATATGAATGGACAAATAAGTGCAGAAAATACAACTTTTACATATAATAATAAGAAATATTTTGGGGCAAAGTTTACAATCACTTTGCCCCTTACAAAAGAATAA